A genomic segment from Comamonas terrigena NBRC 13299 encodes:
- a CDS encoding ExbD/TolR family protein, with amino-acid sequence MNFRPRRTEEPEINLIPFIDVLLVVLIFLMLSTTYSRFTELQLTLPVADVEQQRDRPREVLIAVTAEGNYVIGKQALADRSVDAVAAGLRAAAKAGSDSIVIINADAAAPHQAVVTVMEAARRASLSQITFATQTSAGAKR; translated from the coding sequence CTGAACTTCCGCCCCCGCCGCACCGAAGAGCCGGAGATCAATCTGATCCCCTTCATCGATGTGCTGCTGGTGGTGCTCATCTTTCTGATGCTGTCCACCACCTACAGCCGCTTCACCGAGCTGCAACTGACGCTGCCCGTGGCCGATGTGGAGCAGCAGCGTGACCGCCCGCGCGAGGTGTTGATCGCCGTCACCGCCGAAGGCAACTATGTGATCGGCAAGCAGGCCCTGGCCGATCGCAGCGTGGACGCTGTGGCCGCAGGCCTGCGCGCGGCCGCCAAGGCAGGCAGCGACAGCATCGTCATCATCAACGCCGACGCTGCGGCCCCCCACCAGGCCGTGGTGACAGTGATGGAGGCCGCACGCCGCGCCAGCCTGTCGCAGATCACGTTTGCCACGCAAACGTCTGCCGGAGCGAAGCGCTGA
- a CDS encoding Trm112 family protein: MDPKLLELLVCPVTKGPLRYDAERKELVSRSARLAYPVRDGIPVLLENEARTLSDEELEA, encoded by the coding sequence ATGGATCCCAAACTGCTTGAACTGCTGGTCTGCCCCGTCACCAAGGGCCCGCTGCGCTACGACGCCGAGCGCAAGGAACTGGTCTCGCGCAGCGCCCGCCTGGCCTACCCGGTGCGCGACGGCATTCCCGTTCTACTGGAAAACGAAGCCCGCACGCTGAGCGACGAAGAATTGGAAGCCTGA
- the kdsB gene encoding 3-deoxy-manno-octulosonate cytidylyltransferase, with the protein MSSAAPFTVLIPARLASSRLPNKPLADIAGLPMVVRVARQAAQSGATRVVVAGDSPAILQACAEHGVQAVLTREDHPSGSDRLAEACSALGLDGDDIVVNVQGDEPLIDPALVGAVACLLQDRPQASMSTAAHPIETLVDYQNPNVVKVVCNAVGLAHYFSRAPIPHHRDQNGTAWWQATQTSASAGYGPLRHIGIYAYRAGFLRQFPQLTPAPTEQVEALEQLRALWHGHQIAVHVTQHAPGAGVDTPEDLERVRALLAGR; encoded by the coding sequence ATGTCTTCTGCTGCTCCGTTCACCGTCCTGATCCCGGCGCGCCTGGCCTCCAGCCGCCTGCCCAACAAGCCGCTGGCCGACATTGCCGGCCTGCCCATGGTGGTGCGCGTGGCGCGCCAGGCTGCGCAAAGCGGCGCCACCCGCGTCGTGGTGGCCGGTGACAGCCCCGCCATCCTGCAGGCCTGCGCCGAACACGGTGTGCAGGCGGTGCTCACGCGCGAAGACCACCCCAGCGGCAGCGACCGCCTGGCCGAGGCCTGCTCCGCGCTGGGCCTGGATGGCGACGACATCGTGGTCAACGTGCAAGGCGATGAGCCCCTGATCGATCCGGCATTGGTCGGCGCCGTGGCCTGCCTGTTGCAGGACCGCCCGCAGGCCAGCATGTCCACCGCAGCCCACCCCATCGAGACTCTGGTGGACTACCAGAACCCCAATGTGGTGAAAGTGGTGTGCAATGCCGTGGGTCTGGCGCACTACTTCAGCCGCGCTCCCATTCCCCACCACCGTGACCAGAATGGCACCGCCTGGTGGCAGGCCACGCAGACCAGTGCCAGCGCAGGTTATGGCCCACTGCGCCACATTGGAATTTACGCATACCGGGCAGGGTTTTTGCGCCAGTTTCCGCAGCTCACACCCGCGCCGACCGAGCAGGTGGAAGCGCTGGAACAGCTGCGCGCGCTGTGGCACGGCCACCAGATCGCCGTGCATGTGACACAGCATGCGCCCGGCGCTGGCGTGGACACGCCCGAAGACTTGGAGCGCGTGCGCGCGCTGCTGGCCGGTCGCTGA
- the lpxK gene encoding tetraacyldisaccharide 4'-kinase, with protein MASPSPASPSNPGNNAGGSARRAAWLRRIWQRRGALAWALWPLSLLYGTLAARQRRSDAAHAGHAGLPTIVVGNVIAGGAGKTPVTQAIVGHLQRSGWTPGIISRGYGRNTQDCRAVLPQSAPEDVGDEPLLLARSTGVPVFVAPQRLDAARALRTAHPEVDILVCDDGLQHTALARDVEICVFHDGGIGNGWQLPAGPLREPWPRPVDAVLHTGPAPGHTPPSQPVFAMQRQLAPYALRSDGHHVPLAQLADRPLHALAAVARPERFFAMLQDQGLQLAQAQALPDHYNFESWQRPADPDALLICTEKDAVKLWPLQPDALAVPLELDIPQAFFDLLDQRLTTARLSSAAVNSPRPATP; from the coding sequence ATGGCATCTCCGTCCCCCGCCTCTCCTTCCAATCCCGGCAACAACGCTGGCGGCAGTGCCCGGCGCGCCGCCTGGCTGCGCCGCATCTGGCAGCGCCGCGGTGCGCTGGCCTGGGCGCTGTGGCCGCTGTCGCTGCTGTACGGCACACTGGCCGCCCGCCAGCGCCGCAGCGATGCCGCCCACGCCGGGCATGCCGGCTTGCCCACCATCGTGGTCGGCAATGTGATTGCCGGGGGTGCGGGCAAGACGCCGGTCACCCAGGCCATCGTCGGCCACCTCCAGCGCAGTGGCTGGACGCCCGGCATCATCTCGCGCGGCTATGGCCGCAACACCCAGGATTGCCGTGCAGTGCTGCCCCAGTCCGCTCCCGAGGATGTGGGCGATGAGCCCCTGCTGCTGGCCCGCAGCACTGGCGTGCCGGTGTTCGTGGCCCCACAGCGCCTGGACGCCGCCCGCGCGCTGCGCACGGCCCATCCGGAGGTCGACATCCTGGTGTGCGACGACGGCCTGCAGCACACGGCACTGGCCCGGGATGTGGAAATCTGCGTCTTCCACGATGGCGGTATCGGCAATGGCTGGCAATTGCCGGCCGGGCCGCTGCGCGAGCCCTGGCCCCGCCCCGTGGATGCGGTGTTGCACACCGGCCCGGCGCCGGGGCACACCCCGCCCAGCCAGCCGGTGTTCGCCATGCAACGCCAGCTCGCGCCCTACGCCCTGCGCTCCGACGGCCACCATGTGCCGCTGGCACAGTTGGCAGACCGCCCGCTGCACGCCCTGGCTGCTGTGGCCCGGCCCGAACGTTTCTTTGCCATGCTGCAAGACCAGGGTTTGCAGCTGGCACAGGCCCAGGCCCTGCCCGATCACTACAATTTTGAGAGCTGGCAGCGGCCGGCGGATCCAGACGCGCTACTGATCTGCACCGAAAAAGATGCCGTCAAGCTGTGGCCGCTGCAGCCCGACGCACTGGCCGTGCCGCTGGAGCTGGACATTCCACAGGCTTTTTTTGACCTGCTGGACCAGCGCCTGACCACCGCCCGCCTATCATCGGCAGCTGTCAACAGCCCCCGGCCCGCCACGCCCTGA
- a CDS encoding AEC family transporter: MNSPAFSALLPVILMIGLGICLAKLQWVRHAAVRDLSNLVFYVLTPALLFRTMMQVKLTDLDFAPIGVYFLAVALVFAVTMLVQGFTTLGAARALANTFSNTVMIGIPLMSLAYGEQGLVTLFTLISVHALVLLTSGTIIFELAAARQASRAGQADARGMGRTIAQAVKNSILHPIPLPIIAGVLYAQTGLSVPEVVDTPLQLMGQALGPMSLLLVGVTLAYGRVRGNLSAALRIAVVKTVVHPAVFLGCAWLLGLRGPAMAAMALAAALPVGANVFLFTQRYEVGEDEVTASIAVSTALALVTLPVVLTVLQRWA; the protein is encoded by the coding sequence GTGAACTCTCCCGCTTTCTCTGCCCTGTTGCCTGTGATTTTGATGATTGGCCTGGGCATCTGCCTGGCCAAGCTGCAGTGGGTGCGCCACGCTGCCGTACGGGATCTGTCGAATCTGGTGTTCTATGTGCTGACGCCGGCGCTGCTGTTTCGCACCATGATGCAGGTGAAGCTGACGGACCTGGACTTTGCCCCCATCGGGGTGTACTTTCTGGCCGTGGCCCTGGTGTTCGCCGTGACCATGCTGGTGCAGGGCTTCACCACGCTGGGTGCAGCACGCGCACTGGCCAATACCTTCAGCAACACGGTGATGATCGGTATCCCGCTGATGAGCCTGGCCTATGGCGAGCAGGGTCTGGTCACGCTGTTCACCCTGATTTCGGTGCACGCCCTGGTGCTGCTGACCAGCGGCACCATCATTTTTGAACTGGCCGCCGCGCGCCAGGCCAGCCGTGCAGGCCAAGCGGATGCGCGCGGCATGGGCCGCACGATTGCCCAGGCGGTGAAGAACAGCATCCTGCACCCGATTCCGCTGCCCATCATTGCCGGGGTGCTCTACGCCCAGACCGGTTTGTCTGTGCCCGAGGTAGTGGATACGCCGCTGCAGTTGATGGGGCAGGCGCTGGGCCCCATGTCGCTGCTGCTGGTGGGGGTGACGCTGGCCTATGGCCGGGTACGGGGTAACCTGAGTGCTGCGCTGCGCATTGCCGTGGTGAAGACTGTGGTGCACCCCGCCGTATTCCTGGGCTGTGCCTGGTTGCTGGGTCTGCGCGGCCCGGCGATGGCCGCCATGGCGCTGGCTGCGGCCTTGCCCGTGGGCGCCAATGTGTTTCTGTTTACTCAGCGCTATGAAGTGGGGGAGGACGAAGTCACGGCCAGCATTGCGGTTTCCACCGCGCTGGCCCTGGTCACGCTGCCGGTGGTGCTGACGGTGTTGCAGCGCTGGGCCTAG
- a CDS encoding MotA/TolQ/ExbB proton channel family protein: MLSIIQAAGWPIWPLIACSILALALIIERFLALRDAKVAPPQLLQEAISVTHNGLPGEQTVTQLAQNSALGEVLASSLLLLTRNPHASDEDVRATLENTGRAVAHRLEKYLGALATIASAAPLLGLLGTVIGMIEIFGSQSGGGAVGGGNPAQLAHGISIALYNTAFGLIVAIPTLIFWRYFRARVDSFLLSLELSSEQFARHLAQLRA; this comes from the coding sequence TTGCTCTCGATCATACAAGCCGCAGGCTGGCCGATCTGGCCCCTGATTGCCTGCTCCATTCTGGCCCTCGCCCTGATCATTGAACGCTTCCTGGCCTTGCGCGATGCCAAGGTGGCGCCGCCCCAGTTGCTGCAGGAAGCCATCTCCGTCACCCACAACGGCCTGCCCGGTGAGCAGACCGTCACCCAGCTGGCGCAGAACAGTGCCCTGGGCGAAGTGCTGGCCAGCAGCCTGCTACTGCTCACGCGCAACCCCCATGCCAGCGATGAAGACGTGCGCGCCACGCTGGAAAACACCGGCCGTGCCGTGGCCCACCGCCTGGAAAAGTACCTGGGCGCACTGGCCACCATCGCCTCGGCAGCGCCCCTGCTGGGGCTGCTGGGCACCGTGATCGGCATGATCGAGATCTTCGGCTCGCAGTCGGGCGGCGGTGCGGTCGGAGGCGGCAACCCGGCCCAGCTCGCACACGGCATCTCGATCGCGCTGTACAACACGGCGTTCGGTCTGATTGTGGCCATCCCCACCCTGATCTTCTGGCGCTATTTCCGAGCCCGCGTGGACAGCTTCCTGCTGAGCCTGGAGCTGTCGTCCGAACAGTTCGCGCGCCATCTGGCACAGCTGCGCGCTTGA
- a CDS encoding sensor domain-containing diguanylate cyclase, whose protein sequence is MFDLAPISLWMEDYSGLKQLFAQWRAAGVTDLQQFFREDSRRVQQCSQCFQVLRVNQYTLELFKAPDQATLQNRLDEVFRGDMHDSIVAELLALWDGQLSFANRSVNYALDGRRMDIQVRFRVLPGYEDSWSRVLVSLEDITAEVMSTQRLQASEQYARDLFAHSPVSLWVEDFSAVKQLLDEVRERGIRDFRTFLKVHPEFVTRCMQEIRVIDVNQQTLEMFGASSKANLLHNLSQVFRGEMYDSFAEQLQDLWDGKLVQQREVVNYSLTGDVLHIHMEFAIMNSHVRNWDLVLLSLVDITARKKAESYLEYLGKHDVLTQLRNRAFYTEELNRLSRKGPWPLSVIAIDMNGLKGVNDDHGHAAGDAMLRRIGEVLTKAVDAPACAARIGGDEFMVLLPGTDERGAQAMQERILSLLELNNQFYPGQTIHLAMGHACGREGASMEAVVHRADQAMYAEKMRFYAGRAQDRRVDSML, encoded by the coding sequence ATGTTTGACCTCGCCCCCATATCCCTGTGGATGGAGGATTACAGCGGGCTCAAGCAGTTGTTCGCGCAATGGCGCGCAGCAGGCGTCACCGATTTGCAGCAGTTTTTCCGCGAGGACTCCCGGCGCGTGCAGCAATGCAGCCAGTGCTTCCAGGTGCTGCGCGTCAACCAGTACACGCTGGAGCTTTTCAAGGCCCCTGACCAGGCCACGCTGCAAAATCGCCTGGATGAGGTGTTCCGCGGCGATATGCACGACAGCATCGTCGCCGAGCTGCTGGCCCTGTGGGACGGGCAGCTGAGCTTCGCCAACCGCTCGGTGAACTACGCGCTGGATGGCCGGCGCATGGACATTCAGGTGCGTTTTCGCGTGCTGCCCGGATATGAAGACAGCTGGAGCCGTGTGCTGGTGTCGCTGGAAGACATCACCGCCGAGGTGATGAGCACGCAGCGTCTGCAGGCCAGCGAACAGTACGCGCGGGATTTGTTTGCCCACTCCCCGGTCTCGCTGTGGGTGGAAGACTTCAGCGCGGTCAAGCAACTGCTGGACGAGGTGCGCGAGCGCGGCATCCGCGACTTCCGTACGTTCTTGAAGGTGCACCCTGAGTTCGTCACCCGCTGCATGCAGGAAATCCGCGTGATCGACGTCAATCAGCAGACACTGGAGATGTTCGGCGCCAGCAGCAAGGCCAATCTGCTGCACAACCTGTCCCAGGTGTTCCGGGGCGAGATGTACGATTCCTTTGCCGAGCAGTTGCAGGATCTGTGGGATGGCAAGCTGGTGCAGCAGCGTGAGGTGGTGAACTATTCGCTGACTGGCGATGTGCTGCACATCCACATGGAGTTCGCCATCATGAACAGCCATGTCCGGAACTGGGATCTGGTGCTGCTGTCGCTGGTGGACATCACGGCCCGCAAAAAGGCCGAGTCCTACCTGGAATACCTGGGTAAGCACGATGTGCTGACCCAGTTGCGCAACCGTGCCTTCTATACGGAAGAGCTCAACCGGTTGTCGCGTAAGGGGCCATGGCCGCTGTCGGTGATTGCCATCGACATGAACGGTCTCAAGGGCGTGAACGACGACCACGGCCATGCCGCAGGCGATGCCATGCTGCGCCGTATTGGCGAGGTGCTGACCAAGGCGGTGGATGCGCCGGCCTGCGCGGCGCGCATCGGCGGTGACGAATTCATGGTGCTGTTGCCCGGCACCGACGAGCGCGGTGCCCAGGCCATGCAGGAGCGCATTCTGTCGCTGCTGGAGCTGAACAACCAGTTCTACCCCGGGCAGACCATCCATCTGGCCATGGGCCATGCCTGCGGGCGGGAGGGGGCCAGCATGGAAGCGGTGGTGCACCGGGCCGACCAGGCCATGTATGCCGAGAAGATGCGCTTTTACGCGGGGCGTGCGCAAGACCGGCGGGTCGACAGCATGCTGTGA
- the lexA gene encoding transcriptional repressor LexA — protein sequence MDHPKLTPRQQQILDLIQSAISRTGAPPTRAEIASTLGFKSANASEEHLKALARKGVIELVSGTSRGIRLCVDTVRSINAARGNVFALPLTAMQPLLLPLVGRVAAGSPILAQEHIDQTYSVEASMFAHKPDYLLKVRGMSMRDAGILDGDLLAVQSTHEARNGQIVVARLGDDVTVKRLRRTGSQIELLPENPDYPVIQVNPEEPFAIEGLAVGLIRNSAHM from the coding sequence ATGGACCACCCCAAGCTCACCCCCCGGCAGCAGCAGATTCTGGATCTGATCCAGTCTGCCATCAGCCGCACTGGCGCGCCCCCAACCCGGGCCGAGATCGCCAGCACGCTGGGTTTCAAGTCGGCCAATGCCTCGGAGGAACACCTCAAGGCCCTGGCCCGCAAGGGCGTGATCGAGCTGGTCAGCGGCACTTCGCGCGGCATCCGCCTGTGCGTGGACACCGTGCGCAGCATCAACGCAGCCCGCGGCAACGTCTTTGCCCTGCCTCTTACCGCCATGCAGCCGCTGCTGCTGCCGCTGGTGGGCCGTGTCGCTGCAGGCTCGCCCATTCTGGCCCAAGAACACATCGACCAGACCTATTCGGTGGAAGCCAGCATGTTCGCCCACAAGCCCGACTACCTGCTGAAGGTGCGCGGCATGTCCATGCGGGACGCCGGCATCCTGGACGGCGACCTGCTGGCCGTGCAGTCCACCCATGAGGCCCGCAACGGCCAGATCGTCGTGGCCCGCCTGGGTGATGACGTCACCGTCAAGCGCCTGCGCCGCACCGGCTCGCAGATCGAACTGCTGCCAGAAAACCCCGACTACCCCGTCATCCAGGTCAATCCCGAGGAGCCCTTCGCCATCGAAGGGCTGGCCGTGGGCCTGATCCGCAACTCGGCGCACATGTAG
- a CDS encoding TonB-dependent receptor family protein gives MSSPQSPRTAGVRCAVAAAAALACLPAAVYAQSAEPVVSTLDSVTVTGNWLDNPNQEKVLEHAGARTIVDQQRIEESGSASVRDVLRLVPGVQVQDSNGTGGSDVSLNIGVRGLTSRLSPRSYVLMDGVPVSYAPYGQPQLSLAPVSLGNLSSVDVIRGAGSVRFGPQNVGGIINFVTRAIPKEFEADASVGAEFYSHGGNVKTTPSLFVGGTNAAGLGGALLYSGTHGSGWRAGNDKTDIDDVLLKGSYRLTGQDNLSASLHHFEGKGRMPGGLTTAQYAADPFQSTRSYDQFTGRRTDGSLKYTHNDGRNNVEVLAYYVDSFRGSYIEQESGSQRRLTAAPRNYNYLGLEPRYSRIFETGSVVQEVSVGYRYLKEKSSEVALRTAYYTPGTEGNAMDLPMNAYQNSHGGTTAHAFYIDDRIDIGNWTITPGVRFERIRSFNHVKNLGAGGVVTSAITPESEADEWLPTLSVLYRMNDHWSVFANAGKSFGPQQYAQLAQSDRGLHPESAKTYEIGTHFQGEQWGGELTLFNIDFDKELLLTRVGVDGIWTDLGATRHRGLESALRYDFGKAFPALKGLSAGMTYTYTQASSQAGDFAGKDLPLYSRHTASLSARYSVDRWTFNADLNAQSKQRSPGSGTQYVTQEDASGRLGDVPGYATVNLRTGYQMGKEAHNLRLAVGIKNLFDRRYYLRSTDNNGGKYVGMPRTLYVQATLPF, from the coding sequence ATGTCCTCTCCCCAATCCCCCCGCACGGCCGGTGTGCGCTGTGCCGTGGCCGCTGCGGCCGCACTGGCCTGCCTGCCCGCCGCCGTCTACGCCCAATCCGCCGAACCTGTGGTGTCCACGCTGGACTCGGTCACCGTCACCGGCAACTGGCTGGACAACCCCAACCAGGAAAAGGTGCTGGAGCATGCCGGCGCCCGCACCATCGTCGACCAGCAACGCATCGAGGAAAGCGGTTCGGCCAGCGTGCGTGATGTGCTGCGCCTGGTGCCCGGCGTGCAGGTACAGGACAGCAACGGCACGGGTGGCAGCGACGTTTCGCTGAACATCGGCGTGCGCGGCTTGACCTCGCGCCTGTCGCCCCGCTCCTATGTGCTGATGGATGGCGTGCCCGTCTCCTACGCGCCCTATGGCCAGCCCCAGCTGTCGCTGGCACCGGTATCGCTGGGCAACCTCAGCTCCGTGGACGTGATTCGCGGGGCAGGCTCGGTGCGCTTCGGCCCGCAGAATGTGGGCGGCATCATCAACTTCGTCACCCGCGCCATTCCCAAGGAATTCGAGGCCGATGCCAGCGTGGGCGCCGAGTTCTACAGCCACGGCGGCAATGTCAAGACCACGCCCAGTCTGTTTGTGGGCGGCACCAACGCGGCCGGCCTGGGCGGCGCGCTGCTGTACTCGGGCACGCACGGCAGCGGCTGGCGCGCGGGCAATGACAAGACCGACATCGACGATGTGCTGCTCAAGGGCAGCTACCGCCTGACGGGCCAGGACAACCTGAGCGCCTCGCTGCACCACTTTGAAGGCAAGGGCCGCATGCCCGGCGGCCTGACCACGGCGCAGTACGCGGCCGACCCCTTCCAGAGCACGCGCAGCTACGACCAGTTCACCGGCCGCCGTACCGACGGCTCGCTCAAGTACACCCACAACGACGGCCGCAACAACGTCGAAGTGCTGGCCTATTACGTGGATTCCTTCCGCGGCAGCTACATCGAGCAGGAAAGCGGCAGCCAGCGCCGCCTGACCGCAGCCCCCCGCAACTACAACTACCTGGGCCTGGAGCCGCGCTATTCGCGCATCTTTGAAACCGGCTCGGTGGTGCAGGAAGTCAGCGTGGGCTACCGCTACCTGAAGGAAAAGAGCTCCGAAGTGGCGCTGCGCACGGCCTACTACACGCCGGGCACCGAAGGCAATGCCATGGACCTGCCCATGAATGCCTACCAAAACAGCCATGGCGGCACCACGGCGCATGCCTTCTATATCGACGACCGCATCGATATCGGCAACTGGACCATCACGCCCGGTGTGCGCTTCGAGCGCATCCGTTCCTTCAACCACGTGAAAAACCTGGGCGCGGGCGGTGTGGTGACCAGTGCCATCACCCCCGAATCCGAGGCCGACGAATGGCTGCCCACCCTGTCCGTGCTCTACCGCATGAACGACCACTGGTCCGTGTTTGCCAACGCTGGCAAGTCCTTCGGGCCACAGCAGTATGCGCAGCTGGCACAAAGCGACCGCGGCCTGCACCCCGAATCGGCCAAGACCTATGAGATCGGCACACACTTCCAGGGCGAGCAATGGGGCGGCGAGCTGACGCTGTTCAACATCGACTTCGACAAGGAACTGCTGCTGACCCGCGTCGGCGTCGACGGCATCTGGACCGACCTGGGCGCCACCCGCCACCGCGGCCTGGAATCGGCCCTGCGCTATGACTTCGGCAAGGCCTTCCCCGCCCTCAAGGGCCTGTCCGCTGGCATGACCTACACCTACACGCAAGCCTCTTCGCAGGCCGGCGACTTTGCGGGCAAGGATCTGCCGCTGTACTCGCGCCACACGGCGTCGCTGTCGGCACGCTACAGCGTGGACCGCTGGACCTTCAACGCCGACCTGAACGCGCAGTCCAAGCAGCGCTCTCCCGGATCGGGCACGCAGTACGTGACGCAGGAAGACGCCTCCGGCCGCCTGGGCGATGTGCCAGGCTACGCCACCGTCAACCTGCGCACCGGCTACCAGATGGGCAAGGAAGCCCACAACCTGCGCCTGGCCGTGGGGATCAAGAACCTGTTCGACCGCCGCTACTACCTGCGCTCCACCGACAACAACGGTGGCAAGTACGTCGGCATGCCCCGCACGCTGTACGTGCAGGCCACGCTGCCGTTCTAA
- the pdxH gene encoding pyridoxamine 5'-phosphate oxidase encodes MSQISAHIADLRKSYERAELNEDASKADPLAQFDQWLQEAVSAQVAEPNAMTVATVGNDLRPSTRIVLIKGYDARGIVWYTNYDSRKGNELAGNPFAALQFHWVELERVVRIEGRVERVSDEESDTYFHSRPLDSRIGAWASPQSQVISSRSVLVANAAKYGAQFLLKPPRPPHWGGFRLVPDRWEFWQGRKSRLHDRLRYRTESGPDDSQVWVRERLAP; translated from the coding sequence ATGAGCCAGATTTCTGCCCACATCGCCGACCTGCGCAAGAGCTACGAGCGCGCAGAACTCAATGAAGACGCATCCAAAGCGGATCCCCTGGCACAGTTCGACCAGTGGCTGCAGGAAGCCGTGAGCGCGCAAGTGGCAGAGCCCAATGCCATGACCGTGGCCACGGTAGGCAACGATCTGCGCCCCAGCACACGCATCGTGCTCATCAAGGGCTATGACGCACGCGGCATCGTCTGGTACACCAATTACGACAGCCGCAAAGGCAACGAGCTGGCGGGCAACCCGTTTGCAGCACTGCAGTTCCACTGGGTAGAGCTGGAGCGCGTGGTCCGCATCGAAGGCCGGGTCGAACGCGTCAGCGACGAGGAAAGCGACACCTACTTCCACAGCCGCCCGCTGGACTCCCGCATCGGCGCCTGGGCCAGCCCGCAAAGCCAGGTCATATCCAGCCGCAGCGTGCTGGTGGCCAACGCCGCCAAATATGGCGCCCAGTTCCTGCTCAAGCCTCCGCGCCCCCCGCACTGGGGCGGCTTCCGTCTGGTGCCCGACCGCTGGGAATTCTGGCAGGGCCGCAAGAGCCGCTTGCACGACCGTCTGCGTTACCGCACCGAAAGCGGGCCAGACGACAGCCAGGTTTGGGTACGTGAACGACTTGCGCCCTGA
- the adk gene encoding adenylate kinase — MKLILLGAPGAGKGTQATFICQKYGIPQISTGDMLRAAVKAGTPLGLEAKAVMDAGQLVSDDLIINLVKERIAQADCANGFLFDGFPRTIPQADAMKAAGVKLDYVLEIDVPFDAIIERMSGRRSHPASGRTYHVKFNPPKVEGKDDVTGEPLVQREDDKEETVKKRLDVYSNQTRPLVDYYSNWAKADAAAAPKYRAISGTGTVEEITARALAALAS, encoded by the coding sequence ATGAAACTGATCTTGTTGGGCGCACCTGGCGCCGGCAAAGGCACGCAAGCCACTTTCATCTGCCAGAAATACGGCATTCCACAGATCTCCACCGGCGACATGCTGCGCGCCGCTGTCAAGGCCGGCACCCCCCTGGGCCTGGAGGCCAAGGCCGTGATGGACGCAGGCCAGCTGGTCAGCGACGACCTGATCATCAATCTGGTCAAGGAACGCATCGCCCAGGCCGACTGCGCCAACGGTTTCCTGTTTGACGGCTTCCCCCGCACCATCCCCCAGGCCGATGCCATGAAGGCCGCCGGCGTGAAGCTGGACTACGTGCTGGAAATCGACGTGCCCTTCGACGCCATCATCGAGCGCATGAGCGGCCGCCGCAGCCACCCCGCTTCGGGCCGCACCTACCACGTCAAGTTCAACCCGCCCAAGGTTGAAGGCAAGGACGACGTGACTGGCGAACCCCTGGTGCAGCGCGAGGATGACAAGGAAGAAACCGTCAAGAAGCGCCTGGATGTGTACAGCAACCAGACCCGCCCTCTGGTGGACTACTACAGCAACTGGGCCAAGGCCGACGCTGCTGCAGCCCCCAAGTACCGCGCCATCAGCGGCACGGGCACCGTGGAAGAGATCACCGCCCGCGCCCTGGCCGCCCTGGCTTCCTGA
- a CDS encoding asparaginase has translation MESGKTIVILGTGGTIAGVADSAGAHVGYRPAQLGVAQLLQAVPDLERVAKAPLQAEQVAQLDSKDMDHTTWHALAVRCSQLLERADVGGIVITHGTDTLEETAWFLQCVLQPAKPVVLTCAMRPASAISADGPGNLRDAVICTADVHAAGRGVLAVMAGLVFSARQVRKVHPYRVDAFDGGDRGPQGWVEEGRVRWAGAVDGAALSAPKIPPVGALRPPAEWPQVEILVSHAGCSGPVMQAVVQALCSAGVRGLVVAGTGNGTTHQALDAALEVAQSRGLAVRRSTRCERGRIVQAEDADDSRVSALSAVKARTSLMLELMGWPRTDR, from the coding sequence GTGGAAAGTGGCAAAACCATCGTCATTCTGGGGACCGGCGGCACGATTGCCGGGGTCGCGGACTCTGCGGGGGCCCATGTGGGCTACCGTCCGGCACAGCTGGGTGTGGCGCAACTGCTGCAGGCGGTGCCCGACCTGGAACGCGTTGCAAAAGCACCACTGCAGGCCGAACAAGTGGCCCAGCTGGACAGCAAGGACATGGACCACACCACCTGGCATGCGCTGGCAGTGCGCTGCAGCCAATTGCTGGAGCGTGCCGATGTGGGGGGCATTGTCATCACCCACGGCACCGATACCCTGGAAGAAACCGCCTGGTTCTTGCAGTGTGTGCTGCAGCCAGCCAAACCCGTGGTGCTGACCTGTGCCATGCGTCCGGCCAGTGCCATTTCGGCCGATGGGCCTGGCAATCTGCGGGATGCTGTGATTTGCACAGCCGATGTCCATGCGGCCGGGCGCGGCGTGCTGGCCGTGATGGCCGGGCTGGTGTTCAGTGCCCGCCAGGTGCGCAAGGTGCATCCCTACCGGGTGGACGCATTTGACGGCGGTGACAGGGGCCCGCAGGGCTGGGTGGAAGAGGGGCGGGTACGCTGGGCCGGCGCCGTGGACGGGGCCGCTCTGTCGGCGCCGAAGATTCCGCCGGTGGGCGCGCTGCGCCCGCCTGCCGAATGGCCTCAGGTGGAAATCCTGGTTAGTCATGCAGGCTGCAGCGGGCCGGTGATGCAGGCGGTGGTCCAGGCGCTGTGCAGCGCTGGCGTGCGCGGGCTGGTGGTGGCCGGCACAGGCAACGGCACCACCCACCAGGCGTTGGATGCCGCACTCGAAGTGGCGCAAAGCCGGGGCCTGGCGGTACGCCGCAGCACGCGTTGCGAGCGCGGGCGCATTGTGCAGGCCGAAGACGCCGATGACAGCCGTGTCAGCGCCTTGTCTGCCGTGAAGGCGCGCACCAGTCTGATGCTGGAATTGATGGGCTGGCCGCGCACGGACCGCTAG